From Scleropages formosus chromosome 1, fSclFor1.1, whole genome shotgun sequence, a single genomic window includes:
- the mon1ba gene encoding vacuolar fusion protein MON1 homolog B: MESEHPDSKEPENVNCSEVQTADSPDETDELTQDEQDCRAGESWTATGSDVTLDTSNGPSGPEPPDMGGEDISEGESLICVAGDEEPEQVCNKKGTDDEDDQPENVSDSASTDNTLEDSNEFVVTMLGRGKLEDDVPEPEAGSPTLTASSSHRDEDVTGESWRMHRKHVFVLSEAGKPIYSRYGNEEALSSTMGVMMALVSFVQSGDNTIRSIYSDRNTVVFMQQGPLVLVSVSSTRQSEQQLRSELMYVYYQIISMLTQASIARIFERKKNYDLRRLLAGSEKILDGLLNLVDTDPSFFLSAVHCLPLASSLRDSLSQILQKAITPNLVFSILIAKNQLLTIVQEKTVIEDARLEPADLHLLLNLIGASSAFQAGEIWTPICLPLFNPDCYFYAYISYLDPPECTVCLLLLSTDKEAFYAVAECKRKIDEGMRTQNALRSIAKAQPYSASQVGVSDLRHFMYKPFDVPDNFRQLTQFTSPEMEAPYNSEEERMRLLDLYRYMHSRIHSTSRPLKLIYHVAERETLLAWVTSKFELYTCFSPLVTKASAINAITKLLRWIKKEEDRLFIRTPPKYSTTPNPSKSSRGSKGGSERQDNAENGFLSLL; this comes from the exons ATGGAGAGTGAACATCCCGACAGTAAGGAGCCAGAAAATGTGAACTGCTCAGAGGTGCAGACAGCTGATAGCCCCGATGAGACAG ATGAGCTTACTCAAGATGAGCAAGATTGCAGAGCAGGAGAGTCGTGGACTGCTACAGGAAGTGACGTCACCCTCGACACCTCAAATGGACCCTCTGGGCCAGAGCCACCAGACATGGGAGGAGAGGATATTTCAGAAGGAGAATCATTAATTTGTGTAGCTGGTGATGAGGAACCGGAGCAGGTTTGTAATAAAAAAGGTACCGATGATGAGGACGACCAACCGGAGAACGTCTCGGACTCGGCCTCTACCGACAACACCCTGGAGGACTCCAATGAATTTGTAGTGACTATGCTGGGCAGAGGAAAGTTGGAGGACGATGTCCCCGAGCCTGAGGCCGGCTCGCCGACGTTGACTGCTTCTTCATCCCATCGAGACGAAGACGTGACGGGGGAGAGCTGGCGGATGCACCGAAAGCACGTCTTTGTGCTGAGCGAGGCAGGAAAGCCTATCTACTCTCGCTATGGCAACGAAGAGGCGTTGTCCTCCACCATGGGAGTCATGATGGCGCTGGtgtcttttgtccaaagtggtGACAACACGATCCGCTCCATCTACTCAG atCGGAACACTGTGGTGTTCATGCAGCAGGGACCCTTGGTGCTGGTGTCCGTCTCCTCGACCCGTCAGTCGGAACAGCAGCTGCGCAGCGAGCTCATGTATGTCTACTACCAGATTATCAGCATGCTCACGCAGGCCAGCATAGCCCGCATCTTCGAGCGCAAAAAGAACTATGACCTGCGACGACTACTGGCCGGCTCTGAGAAGATCTTGGATGGCCTCCTCAACCTGGTGGACACCGACCCGAGCTTTTTTCTCTCGGCTGTGCACTGCTTGCCGCTGGCCTCCTCCCTCAGAGACTCCCTTAGCCAGATCCTCCAGAAGGCCATCACACCCAACTTGGTCTTTTCTATTCTTATAGCTAAGAACCAGCTACTGACCATTGTTCAGGAGAAGACGGTCATCGAAGACGCTAGGCTGGAGCCGGCTgatctccacctcctgctcaaTCTCATAGGGGCTTCCTCTGCTTTTCAAGCCGGGGAGATCTGGACCCCCATCTGCCTGCCCCTTTTCAACCCTGACTGTTATTTCTACGCCTATATCTCCTACCTGGACCCCCCAGAATGCACTGTCTGCTTGCTTCTGCTCTCCACGGACAAGGAGGCCTTTTATGCAGTAGCAGAGTGCAAGAGGAAGATTGACGAAGGCATGCGAACTCAGAATGCGCTGCGCTCCATTGCTAAAGCCCAGCCCTACAGCGCCAGCCAAGTCGGGGTCTCGGACCTGCGGCATTTCATGTACAAGCCCTTTGATGTGCCGGACAACTTTCGCCAGCTCACACAGTTCAccag CCCAGAGATGGAGGCCCCTTACAACAGCGAGGAGGAGAGGATGAGGCTTCTAGACCTGTACCGCTATATGCACAGTCGCATTCACAGCACCTCGCGGCCCCTCAAGCTCATCTATCACGTGGCTGAGAGAGAGACGCTGCTTGCATGG GTAACCAGTAAATTTGAACTGTACACCTGCTTCAGCCCTCTGGTGACAAAGGCTTCTGCCATAAATGCCATAACCAAGTTGTTACGATGGATCAAGAAGGAGGAGGACCGTCTCTTCATCAGAACCCCCCCGAAGTACTCCACTACCCCTAACCCCAGCAAGAGCTCTCGTGGGAGTAAGGGTGGCTCTGAGAGGCAGGATAATGCTGAAAATGGTTTCTTGTCCCTCTTGTAG